Proteins from a single region of Candidatus Micrarchaeum acidiphilum ARMAN-2:
- a CDS encoding Transcription factor TFIIB cyclin-related, which translates to MTAKKQRKEESRKSSDSKSEAEKQKSGNEGSGKKLILKNNKVSISEDSKLVRKRGRPRGSRNDYSQQGEYSVAQRETVEPAKVCPSCGSTALIFDSERGELVCNNCGLVIEENVTDTGPEWRAFDADQRNSRARTGAPMKYTRPNKGLVTEIDLYNKDIRGVRIPSKRQAQLYRMRKWHKRASIASSSERNYLIALPELNRVSSYLGLPENIRENAALLYRKCVQNNLIRGRPIETVVQAVIYAACRKAGMPRTLDEIATISGLPKKEIGRAYRAISHELGLKIPLTDPIAYVPRYVNALKLSGEAQEKAVELLNDAMAKGLVSGRSPTGVSAAAVYIAGALAGERRTQKEVADVAGVTEVTIRNRYRELKEQLNIDVNL; encoded by the coding sequence ATGACTGCAAAAAAACAAAGAAAAGAAGAAAGCAGAAAAAGTTCGGATTCTAAGAGCGAAGCCGAGAAGCAGAAGTCCGGAAACGAAGGCTCTGGAAAGAAGCTTATACTTAAGAATAACAAGGTCAGTATAAGTGAGGACAGCAAGCTTGTCAGGAAAAGGGGCAGGCCGCGAGGCAGCAGGAACGACTATTCGCAGCAGGGAGAATACAGCGTAGCGCAGCGCGAAACGGTAGAGCCAGCAAAGGTGTGCCCGAGCTGCGGGAGCACGGCTCTCATATTCGACAGCGAAAGGGGGGAGCTGGTATGCAACAACTGCGGACTGGTCATAGAAGAGAATGTTACAGATACAGGCCCGGAATGGAGGGCATTCGATGCCGATCAGAGAAATTCAAGGGCGAGAACCGGAGCGCCGATGAAATACACCAGGCCGAACAAGGGCCTGGTTACAGAGATAGACCTGTACAACAAGGATATTAGGGGAGTAAGAATACCTTCAAAGAGGCAGGCGCAGCTGTACAGGATGAGGAAGTGGCACAAGAGGGCCAGCATAGCAAGCTCCAGCGAGAGGAACTACCTGATAGCCCTTCCGGAGCTGAACAGGGTGTCGAGCTATCTGGGCTTGCCTGAAAACATCAGGGAAAACGCAGCGCTGCTGTACAGGAAATGCGTTCAGAACAACCTGATACGCGGAAGGCCTATAGAGACTGTGGTTCAGGCTGTAATATACGCAGCATGCAGGAAGGCCGGCATGCCAAGGACACTTGACGAAATAGCAACCATATCAGGGCTGCCGAAGAAGGAGATAGGAAGGGCCTACAGGGCCATATCCCACGAACTCGGCCTCAAGATACCTTTGACCGATCCGATAGCATACGTTCCTAGGTACGTCAATGCGCTGAAACTCAGCGGAGAAGCGCAGGAGAAGGCAGTAGAACTCCTCAACGACGCCATGGCTAAGGGCCTGGTGTCAGGAAGGAGCCCTACGGGAGTCAGCGCCGCGGCGGTATATATTGCGGGCGCCCTTGCCGGAGAGCGCAGGACGCAGAAGGAGGTCGCGGATGTGGCAGGTGTCACGGAAGTAACCATAAGGAACAGGTACAGAGAGCTCAAGGAGCAGCTCAACATAGACGTAAATCTATGA